The Oncorhynchus masou masou isolate Uvic2021 chromosome 8, UVic_Omas_1.1, whole genome shotgun sequence genome has a window encoding:
- the LOC135544682 gene encoding adenosine receptor A2b-like, which yields MLNNASLVYIALELVIAFLAVTGNMLVCWAVCLNSTLQSITNYFVVSLAVADIAVGLLAIPFAITISTGFCANFHGCLFIACFVLVLTQSSIFSLLAIAVDRYIAIKSPLRYHSLVTSGRAKGIIAVCWVLSVGIGLTPMLGWNRGVNGTNSSSCPEGMTECLFEGVVTLEYMVYFNFFGCVLVPLLAMLVIYARIFMAARRQLRLMDLKLAHMHAPGACSSSTSSRSTLQKEVHAAKSLAIIVGLFALCWLPLHIINCFNLFCQDCGRPHVWVMNIAIILSHANSVVNPFIYAYRIREFRHTFRRILRKHILGHWEGHGAGGGGDRRLGSSSSITRASTRISMVDSSCGTMGNSYSLEPSPKPSPTRTPIETHRAGKESYSDSCQWSPPQSDPAPISSIENGHNKGDAPVSPRQQQCIMGCVDQSGVETTTVLMEVKDSGNISFVHVRPLSPTLTSPNHSVELTEVS from the exons atgctgaacaatGCCTCCCTTGTCTACATCGCCCTGGAGCTGGTCATAGCCTTTCTGGCCGTGACCGGTAACATGCTGGTCTGCTGGGCCGTGTGTCTCAACAGCACCTTGCAGAGCATCACCAACTACTTCGTGGTGTCCCTGGCAGTGGCAGATATCGCTGTGGGCTTGCTGGCCATCCCCTTCGCCATCACCATCAGCACGGGCTTCTGTGCCAACTTCCACGGCTGCCTGTTCATCGCCTGCTTCGTACTGGTGCTCACCCAGAGCTCCATCTTCAGCCTGCTGGCCATCGCTGTGGACCGCTACATCGCCATCAAGAGCCCCCTCAG GTATCACAGTCTTGTGACGTCCGGGAGGGCAAAGGGCATCATCGCAGTGTGCTGGGTTCTCTCTGTGGGCATCGGTCTCACGCCCATGCTGGGCTGGAACAGGGGTGTCAACGGCACCAACAGCAGCTCGTGCCCCGAAGGCATGACAGAGTGCCTGTTCGAGGGTGTGGTCACCCTGGAATACATGGTCTACTTCAACTTCTTCGGTTGTGTGCTGGTGCCCCTGCtggccatgctggtcatctacGCCCGCATCTTCATGGCGGCGCGGCGCCAGCTGAGACTGATGGACCTGAAGCTGGCTCACATGCACGCCCCTGGGGCATGCTCATCGTCCACATCGTCCCGCTCCACCCTGCAGAAGGAGGTCCACGCAGCCAAGTCTCTGGCCATCATCGTGGGGCTATTCGCCCTCTGCTGGTTGCCCCTTCACATCATCAACTGCTTCAACCTGTTCTGCCAGGACTGTGGGCGCCCGCACGTCTGGGTGATGAACATCGCCATCATCCTGTCCCACGCCAACTCCGTGGTCAACCCCTTCATCTATGCATATCGCATCCGGGAGTTCCGCCACACCTTCCGCAGAATCCTGCGCAAGCACATCCTGGGGCACTGGGAGGGGCATGGAGCTGGGGGAGGGGGTGACAGAAGGCtgggtagcagcagcagtatcacGCGTGCCTCTACTCGCATCAGCATGGTGGACAGCTCGTGTGGCACCATGGGGAACAGTTATTCCCTGGAgcccagccccaaacccagccCCACTCGGACCCCCATAGAGACCCATAGAGCTGGGAAAGAATCTTACTCTGACTCCTGCCAATGGTCGCCACCACAGTCAGACCCTGCACCAATCAGCTCCATTGAAAACGGACACAACAAAGGCGATGCCCCGGTGTCTCCCAGGCAGCAGCAATGCATCATGGGATGTGTGGACCAGAGTGGGGTTGAGACTACAACCGTGTTGATGGAGGTGAAGGACAGTGGGAACATATCCTTTGTGCACGTCAGGCCTCTGTCCCCCACACTAACCAGCCCTAATCACTCAGTAGAACTCACTGAGGTCTCATGA